The DNA sequence TAATTAACAGGTCACAGTTTGTGCTTGTCTTTTCTATAGATTTTCTTATCGATTTTCATTTGTTGTAGATAAATAACGTTGGAACCAACACTCTGAAGCCAACCCTAGATTACACGGCGGAAGATTTTTCCTTCATAATGACAACTAACTTCGAATCGGCTTACCATATGAGCCAGCTCGCGCATCCCCTTCTCAAGGCCTCGGGAGCTGGAAGCATCGTGTTCTTGTCATCTGTCTGCGGCGTTGTTTCAGTGAATGTCGGATCAATTTACTCAGCTACCAAAGGTAAATTACCAGCATCATAAGTAATTATAAAAACGCCTTTAATACGGAGCTAAACAATTGCGTCTGTTGCTGTTTTTGTAACAATTGATTGGCAGGAGCAATGAACCAGTTGACCAAGAATTTGGCATGCGAATGGGCCAAGGACAACATAAGAAGCAACGCTATTGCACCCTGGTTCATAGTGACTCCACTAGCCGAGACTGTAATTTGATCTCCCAAGGCTTTAAATTCTCTCTCCTGCTCAGACATAGTTCCCTACATAGATCTTGACCATGTTCGCCATGATGATCTGATGTTAACCCATATGTTATCGCAGCTACTGAGTAACGAGAAGTTCCGTGAGGAGGTGATAGCACGGACGCCGCTGGGCCGCACCGGAGAGCCAAAGGAGGTGTCGTCGCTGGCGGCCTTCTTGTGCTTGCCGGCAGCCTCTTACATAACGGGGCAGACCATTTGTGTGGATGGAGGGTTCACCGTGAATGGCTTCTTATTTCCCAGTGCATGAGTTCGACTTTCTTCTGCCTCTAAGGTGTTTTTCGTGTATTGTCGTTGCGGGGACAACGAAGTTTATTGACCAATAATGGCAACATCATGTACATTTATGTGTGTGCGTAGACAATTTCATCATCATATATAAGGGAGGAAGAGTATCCTTCCATGCTACTTTTACGTTCTCCTTTTACCGATGAAAAAATTTCGAAACGTTGATAAATTCATTGTAAGGATATTAACTCCGCCCAatctcgtcctcctcctccatggcATCGGAGCCTACGGACTGTGGTAGTGGAACGACTTCATCTCCCCGCTTCCGGCGTGTACGTCCCcaacttcgtcttcttcacagGCTTCGGCACGACGAGGCCCAAGCGGAGCGAGCAATTCCAAGCCCGGTGCGTAGTTTGGTCTAATGGAGGCAATTGgtgggaagaagatgaatgtgGTGCGGGGATAAGAAACTGAGGGCCCGTGGCATGCAGCATGGCGGTTCAATTCGGAGAGCGGATGGATAAATTTGTTGCAGAAGCAAGCAATCCAACATAAAATTAGACAGGATAAGAAAATCAATCCAACATTAGACATACTTGGCTCGATCGTAGTAACCTAAGTTCACGGGAGAATaacaacgaatttcactataaatcaagtaatacaatggagattacaaccacattcgagtcactcaaatactCTCAATATTTCTATTTCCAATTATACCCAATAATCCACAAGTGTTTAGGCC is a window from the Rhodamnia argentea isolate NSW1041297 chromosome 8, ASM2092103v1, whole genome shotgun sequence genome containing:
- the LOC115736563 gene encoding tropinone reductase homolog At5g06060-like isoform X2, whose translation is MAQEEEGNGTASRCSGRNGDSESRWSLQGMTALVTGGTKGIGHAIVEELARLGATVYTCSRNQAELNECLKDWKSKGFRVAGSACDVSSESEREKLMLIVSSVFDGKLNILINNVGTNTLKPTLDYTAEDFSFIMTTNFESAYHMSQLAHPLLKASGAGSIVFLSSVCGVVSVNVGSIYSATKGAMNQLTKNLACEWAKDNIRSNAIAPWFIVTPLAETLLSNEKFREEVIARTPLGRTGEPKEVSSLAAFLCLPAASYITGQTICVDGGFTVNGFLFPSA
- the LOC115736563 gene encoding tropinone reductase homolog At5g06060-like isoform X4 encodes the protein MAHEGNGTASGCSSRNNGNSNRWSLQGMTALVTGGTKGIGHAIVEELARLGATVYTCSRNQAELNECLKDWKSKGFRVAGSACDVSSESEREKLMLIVSSVFDGKLNILINNVGTNTLKPTLDYTAEDFSFIMTTNFESAYHMSQLAHPLLKASGAGSIVFLSSVCGVVSVNVGSIYSATKGAMNQLTKNLACEWAKDNIRSNAIAPWFIVTPLAETLLSNEKFREEVIARTPLGRTGEPKEVSSLAAFLCLPAASYITGQTICVDGGFTVNGFLFPSA